In one Pseudomonas sp. SG20056 genomic region, the following are encoded:
- the yidC gene encoding membrane protein insertase YidC, translating to MDIQRSILIVALAIVSYMMVLQWNQDYGQAALPTEIAATSSTVPGLPDTTATTSTPAGGDDIPSATPAVEPSAISAAPAAASDELIRVKTDVLDLAIDPRGGDVVQLRLPQYPRRQDRPDVPFQLFDNGGERTYLAQSGLIGSNAPDKSSGRALWSSEQKSYELADGQDQLQVDLKLSEDGVNYIKRFTFKRGLNAECAAKDQQQKKPGCVDPSSYQVTVSYLIDNQSGQAWSGNMFAQLKRDGSDDPSSTTATGTATYLGGALWTSEEPYKKVSMKDIDKQAFKETVQGGWVAWLQHYFVTAWIPSKDSTNQVQTRKDSQGNYIVGFTGPAIQVAAGAQGETSAILYAGPKLQGHLKTLSPGLELTVDYGILWFLAQPIFWLLEVIHNLLGNWGWSIIMLTVIIKLIFFPLSAASYKSMARMRAVAPKLAQLKEQHGDDRQKMSQAMMELYKKEKINPLGGCLPILVQMPVFLALYWVLLESVEMRQAPWLLWITDLAIKDPYFILPIIMGATMFIQQQLNPTPPDPMQAKVLKMMPIIFTFFFLWFPAGLVLYWVVNNVLSIAQQWYITRKIEAAAKAADA from the coding sequence ATGGATATTCAACGCTCGATCCTGATCGTCGCCCTGGCAATCGTGTCCTATATGATGGTTCTCCAGTGGAACCAGGACTACGGTCAAGCTGCCCTGCCGACAGAAATTGCCGCGACCAGCAGCACCGTACCCGGCCTGCCGGATACCACTGCCACCACTTCAACTCCAGCTGGCGGCGACGATATTCCGAGCGCCACCCCTGCAGTTGAACCCAGCGCCATCAGTGCCGCACCTGCTGCTGCCAGTGATGAGCTGATTCGGGTGAAGACCGATGTACTGGATCTGGCCATCGACCCGCGCGGTGGTGATGTGGTGCAACTGCGTTTGCCGCAGTACCCACGTCGTCAGGATCGTCCGGATGTACCTTTCCAGCTGTTCGACAACGGCGGCGAGCGTACCTACCTGGCCCAGAGCGGTTTGATCGGTAGCAATGCGCCGGACAAATCCAGCGGTCGTGCTCTTTGGAGCAGCGAGCAGAAGAGCTATGAACTGGCCGACGGTCAGGATCAGCTGCAGGTTGACCTCAAACTCAGCGAAGACGGCGTCAACTACATCAAGCGCTTCACCTTCAAGCGTGGTCTGAACGCTGAATGTGCAGCCAAGGACCAACAGCAGAAGAAACCCGGCTGCGTTGATCCTTCGTCCTATCAGGTGACCGTCAGCTACCTGATCGACAACCAGAGTGGTCAGGCCTGGAGCGGCAACATGTTTGCCCAGCTCAAGCGTGATGGCAGCGACGATCCGTCCTCCACCACCGCCACCGGCACTGCGACCTACCTCGGTGGCGCACTGTGGACTAGCGAGGAGCCGTACAAAAAAGTGTCGATGAAAGACATCGACAAACAAGCCTTCAAAGAAACCGTTCAAGGAGGCTGGGTTGCCTGGCTACAGCATTACTTCGTCACTGCCTGGATTCCAAGCAAAGACAGCACTAACCAAGTACAGACCCGCAAAGACAGCCAAGGCAACTACATTGTCGGCTTTACCGGCCCGGCCATTCAGGTTGCTGCCGGCGCTCAAGGTGAAACCAGTGCAATTCTGTATGCCGGCCCGAAGCTACAAGGCCATCTGAAGACGCTGTCTCCAGGTCTTGAGCTGACTGTCGACTACGGCATTCTGTGGTTCCTGGCTCAGCCGATTTTCTGGTTGCTGGAAGTTATCCACAACCTGCTCGGCAACTGGGGCTGGTCGATCATCATGTTGACCGTGATCATCAAGTTGATCTTCTTCCCGCTGTCCGCTGCCAGCTACAAATCCATGGCGCGCATGCGTGCCGTTGCACCGAAACTCGCTCAGTTGAAAGAGCAGCACGGTGACGATCGCCAGAAAATGTCCCAGGCGATGATGGAGTTGTACAAGAAAGAGAAGATCAACCCGCTGGGCGGCTGCTTGCCGATCCTGGTGCAGATGCCGGTATTCCTCGCGCTCTACTGGGTGCTGCTGGAATCCGTGGAAATGCGCCAAGCACCGTGGTTGCTGTGGATAACCGACCTGGCAATCAAGGATCCGTACTTCATCCTGCCGATCATCATGGGCGCGACCATGTTTATCCAGCAGCAGCTCAACCCAACGCCGCCGGATCCAATGCAAGCCAAGGTACTGAAAATGATGCCGATCATTTTTACCTTCTTCTTCCTCTGGTTCCCGGCGGGTCTGGTGCTGTACTGGGTGGTCAACAACGTCTTGTCCATCGCCCAGCAGTGGTACATTACCCGCAAGATCGAAGCCGCAGCCAAGGCCGCAGACGCCTAA